In Oscillatoria salina IIICB1, the genomic window TTAGCCTCTACATCCTTAGTCACTACAGCAACTAACCGATTGCGATAATCCCAATCATACTCAGTAACTTCTCCAGTGGCTATCTCAACCCGACGAATCCGATTTCCCTCATAATCGTATTCATAGTTATAAATTCCATCCGAGCGTAACTGATTGTTTTCTCCTGTCACATAACCTGTATTGACTCGATTTCCATTCTCATCATAGGTATAACTCTCATCTTCTTGGTAATTGTAATCCGCATTCACCAACTGGTCAGTTAAGTCATAACTGTACTCAGAAGTCCCATCGGGAGAAACTAACTCAATTAGACGATTCCCAGCATCATAAGTCCAACTGTAATCGGCAATAACTTCACTATTGTTACGATGAGTTAAAGTCGTCAACCGTCCCACCTCATCATAAGTATAATTACTTTCACCGATTAACTGCGTCCCCGTCAAGTCCCCATAATGAGTCATTCGGGTCATTTGGTCAGCAGCATCATAATCCATCTCCACCCGCTTCTCACTGACACCATTCCCAGACTGCGTAATCTCAGTGACGCGATTCAAATCATCATAGCTAAACGCCTCTCTACCCGCTTGTAATCCACCGATAGTATCCGTCACTGATAGCAAATTATCAACAGCATCATAGGCGTAGTTAAGAACGACTGAGGGGACATTTGAACTGCCAGTATTATCCACTTCCACTAAGCGACCCTTCTCGTCATAACGGTAGCTGTAAGTCGCATCGGGGTCGCTGACTCCAATTAACTGACTGGCTGCATCATAGCTGTAGTCAATAGTTCGTAGTGGATTGTCTTCTACATCTAACCACACTTCTGAGGTCTGACGGTTAAGGTCATCGTAGGTAAATTCAGTCTGGTGCTGGTTACGGTCGGTGGTGGCTACCAAGTTTCCTACTCGGTCATAGCTGTAGGTAGAAGTTATAGCGCGTAGCGCTATAAAATATTCATCATTCAGTCTCTATATAGAGGGCAAAAATCTCGATTATGCAAATTTGCTCAAATTATGGGGGTGGGTTAGTTAGCCAACGCACCCAAAGTTACTTATCACCACGAATCTTGAGTTAACTGAGCTTCTAAATTATCTGATTGATCTCTCGATGTTCGCTAACTCCTTCGTAAGCATAGCGGTTGTAGTCGTTATCCACGATCAGCTTTTCGAGATAAGTAACTCGCTCGGCTGAAGCAGGATGAGTATCAGACCAACTTGTCGCTCTGTTACCTTCTCTTTGAGCCATAATAGCCATGAAATTACGCAAACCATCAGCAGCATAGCCTGCGGGGTTCAAGACTCTCGTTCCCAAAATATCAGCCTGTTGCTCTTGAGCGCGACTGTTTGCCTTCGAGCCTAACTCCAGGATCTGATCTAAAGAAATAGGTGTATTTTTCGGGAGTAAATCCTTAATAACCTGAAACACAATTTCTTCAACCATTGTCTCGTAAGTATGAGAGAACACAGAATGAGCAATTTCGTGACCGATTAAACCAGCCAACTCAGCTTGGGTATTAATAGCTTTGATGGCTCCGGTATTGATAAATATCTTGCCTCCAGGAAAAGTAAAAGCATTTAGATCGGGATCTTTAACAACGTAGTATTCGTAGTCAAAATCGCGTCCCATGTAGGGTTCGAGTCTGCCACCAATGCCTTTGATGTAATTAAGTAGTTCGGGGTTTTCTACCAATTTTCCTTGCGATCGCAATTTCTCGACTTCAGCATTGGCTAACTGTTCTCCAAATGCTGACTCACCCTTAAGCAACAGACCAATCATATTAATCGCCGAAACGCCTTGCGCCCAATCTCCTTGCGAAATCCCAAAACCACCTGTAATTGCTTGTAAAATGCCGAGCGCGATCATCTGCGCTTTAACATCGCTCAAAAAACGACCCATATACTCGTCCGCCATTTCGGCAAATTCGGGAGCATCAGGATGGTCAACTAGAATCAAAGCAAATTGACGTGCAGCAATAGAAGCTTCGAGGTATTTTTTCTTAGCCGCGAGAATTTTAACTTTGGTTCTAATTACTTCTGGTTCGGCTGGATATAATTCTGAAACTTGCTCCATAATTTCCGTAGGATCGATATCTTTGAGATATCTTTCACAAGCTTCTTCATCTTCCAGACAAGCTTCGGCTAGCTTTAAATGAGCGGGAATAAATTGAGGATAATCCTTGATCAGCCGTTGCAAATACAAAAATTTTTTGCTATCGAGATCTCTTGTGATTCCGTCTAAAGCATTTTCCCACAGTCGTTGACCGCCGCCTAATTGTTCGATCTCAAAAATTGGCTCTGGTACTGTGGAATTGCGAGTCGGAGTAGGAAACGATGGTTTAGCTTGTCGATAGTAAGCCATAGCTTGTTCTTGGTTTCCTTCTTGCCAAAGTTGGTCTCCTTGAGCTAACAGTTGTAAACGATTAGCTTGGGCTAGTTCAACGGCTGATTGGGATCTAACTGGGGCTGGCAAAAGTAAGTTGAGGAATGTACTCAAGCTAAGGAATAAAACCATTCCTACAGCTAGCCAGCGTAAGTTTCGCGTCGGTTTCATCGCTATTAAGTCCTGAGAATTCAGTCAGAGGATTTTTGGCTCCTCTATAGCGATCTCGTAGAAAAATTTCTTTTTTTATGCGTAAGTTCCCTTTTTGTAATATTTTGTAATTTTTCTGGGTGAATGAGGGCGATCGCCCTCACGAAAATCTAATTCAAGTTCAACTTAATACCCAATTAACGAGCGTACGAACGGGAAAACCAGTTGCTCCGGCATTATTAACACCGCTTTCTCGATCTGCCCAAACTGGACCCGCAACATCGAGATGCGCCCAAGGTGTTTTCTCAACAAATTGCTGTAAAAATAACGCTGCTGTGATTGCACCACCTGCGCGAGAACCAGTGTTTTTCATATCAGCAATGGGAGACTTCATTAACTCAAAATAATTAGTTTCCAAAGGCATTTGCCAGAATTTCTCACCAGCTTTGGATGCAGCTTGTTTAATTTCGGCAGCTAAATTTTCGTCAGTACTCCACAAACCAGAAATATCATCACCGAGAGCGACAATACAAGCACCTGTAAGAGTTGCCAGATCGACGATCGCATCAACTGCTAATTTTTCGGCAAAGACTAAAGCATCAGCGAGAGTTAAACGTCCTTCCGCATCAGTATTATTAACTTCAATAGTTTTGCCATTAGAAGCCTTAAGAATATCGCCAGGGTGCATCGCCTTACCACTAATCATATTTTCCGTAGCTGCACAGATAAAATGGACTTCTACATCAGGTTTAAGTTGCGCGATCGCCTTAGCCGCACCCAAGGTAGCTGCACCTCCACCCATATCCATTTTCATCGTTTCAATACCGCTACCAGAAACTTTTAAATTCAAGCCACCCGAATCAAAGGTTAAACTTTTACCAACTATTGCTAATTTACGCTTAGGCGTACCTTCTGGTTTATAAGCCAGGTGAATAAACTTAGGCGGCAAATCCGAAGCTTGAGCCACACCTAAATATGCACCCATTCCCAATTGTTCGCAAGCTGATTTTTCAAGAATTTCACTCGTTAAACCATATTCAGCCGCAATTTCTTCAGCAGTTTCAGCCATTGTAATTGGCGTAACTTCATTAGCTGGTGCAGCCACCAATTCTCTCGCTAAAATTACCCCAGAACAGATCGCTTCCGCACGCTGAATTGCTTCTGGTTGAGAATTTAAACCAATCAGATGGACAGTTTCGAGTTTTGCACCTTTATCTTCCGGTTCCGACTTAAAACGGTTATCCAGATGCAAAGCAAGAATCATACCTTCCGCGATTACCTGCGCTGTCGCGGCTGCGTCATTCTCAACTACAGGTAAACTCACACCGAGAGTCTTACTTTTTTCCTTCTTCGCGATCCGAGCGATCGCGGCGGCTGCCTTTCGTACTGTATCTAACTGTAACTCGTCAGCTTTACCCAATCCCACTAAAATAATTTTCCGAATCGGACTGTTACTACCAACGCGAGTCACCGTAGTGCTTCCCGCTTTACCTTCAAACTCTGATTCCGCAATTAACTCTTTAATCGTACCGGACAGTTTCTCGTCTAACTGAGCGAGTTCGTCAGTGACTTCCACCGCTTCCTCGAATAAACCAACAGCTAACGCATCTCCAGTCCAATCTAATTGTGGCGTATCAACTGCTCTAATTTGCATTCTGGGCTTCTATCTTGAACTACCTTATTTAGTTTAGAGGCGATCGGCGATCGGGGATTAGGGATCGGGTTCAGTTACCAGTGAACAGTTATCAGTTACCAGTTTATTCCCTAATTCCTCCAAGTCTTCCCCATCTTCCCCATCTTCTCCATCTCCCTTGTCCCCAATCAGGACTGATAACTGACAACTGATAACTGATAACTGGTCACTGAAAACCCCAGTCCCCAGTCACCACCTCCCCAGTCACCACCTCCCCAGTCACCACCTCCCCAGTCCCCAACGAGTTGAAATTAACTTGTTAGGCTAAGGCAGGATAAAGATATCATGGCTAGTATTGGGCAAACGAAGGGCAATGCTTAAGGAACGAACTAACAAAAAAATTCCGCTAGCGCTAAGTTTAGGCTTAGTTCTAGCCGCACTATTGGGGACTACCACGTTAGCTTTAAGATGGACTGGCTTGTGGGAGCGCTATCTTGGTGGTGAGTCTACACCCAAACAAACCTTAGTAGAACAGCAAGCAGATGAAGAATCAGAGGTCCTACCGCTAGTATCACAGTCAGCCGGAGAACGAGCTTCCAGCTTAAAAGCGATCGCCTCTGGAAAAAAGTCTCTCGATCGCAGTCGCGCTCGTTATTTGTTGGCAACCGATCTAATTAAACAACAGCGCGGACAAGAAGCGCTCAAATGGTTAAACGGTCTAGAGAAAGAATATCCTACTCTCGCGCCACAAATTGCTTGGAAAAGAGCAGAAGCTTATCAACTAACTGGGGAAGAAGATCGAGCTGAAGAAAACTTCAAAAAAATTATCGAAGATTATCCCGAGTCGCCAGTCGCCGCCGAAGCATTATATTTACTGGGACAAACTGAATCAGAATATTTAGAACGAGCGATCGCCGAATTTCCCTCTCATCCTCGTACTGTGGAGATAATTCGTCAGAAACTTGCCGAAGACCCGAATCAACCGCAGTTGATGATAACTTTGATCAAAAATGCACCTCAAGCAGAGGGTATTGAGACAGTTCGCGCTCGTTTAACTGACAAATACGCAGGTGAATTAGCACCCTCAGACTGGGAAGCGATCGCTGATACTTATTGGGAACAAATGGAATATGGGAGAGCCGCAGAAACTTATCGCCAAGCAACTCCCAATGCTGAAAATGCCTATCGCGTAGCTAGAGGCTACCACATCCAAAAGAAAAAAGATTTGGCTAAAAGTGCTTATCGCCAATTAATCGCCGAATATCCTGATGCTCCCGATACGGCTCAAGGTTTATTCCATCTGGCTAGTTTATCAGAACCTCAAGAAGCTTTAGGCTATCTAGACCAAATTATCGAAAACTTTCCTCAACGCGCCCCAGAAGCTTTGGTGGCAAAAACTGAACTCCTCAACGATCCCCAACAAACAGCTCAAGCTCGTCAGTTACTCTTGAGTAAGTATCCAACATCAGAAGCAGCCGCCGAGTATCGCTGGAGACTAGCCAAGGAAAGTGCTAATTCGGGGAACATTCTCGAAGCTTGGGAATGGGCGGGTCCGATCGCTACAAATAACCCAGACAGCGATCTTGCACCAAAAGCTGGTTTTTGGGTTGGTAAATGGGCGCAACAGCTCGAACGTACTGAAGATGCTCAAAAGGCTTTTGAGTATGTCATCGCCCAGCATCCCCAGTCTTATTATGCGTGGCGATCGGCAGTGTATTTAGGTTGGGATGTCGGTGACTTTGACACGGTACGGGACATGATTCCGGAAGTCGCCAAGCCACAGTTTCTACCTCGACCACCCGCAGGTTCGGATCTGTTTAAAGAATTGTTTCAACTCGGTCAAAATGAAGATGCTCAAACTCTCTTTCAAGCCGAAGTCGGCGGTAAAGAGGAACTCAGCGTCGGCGAGCAATTTACCGAAGGCTTGATTTTGTTAACCGAAGGCAAAAATCTCCAAGCGATCGACCGGGTTTGGAGTTTGAAACTGCGAGAATCTCCAGAAGAACAAGCAGAATGGCAAAAATTACGCGAAACGCCTAAATACTGGCAAGCTTTATTCCCCTTTCCCTATGACGATCTAATTATTCAATGGTCTAAAAAACGAGAAATCAATCCTTTACTGGTGACATCTTTGATTCGCCAAGAGTCTCGTTTTGAAAAAGAAATTACTTCTTCTGCTGGTGCAGTTGGTTTGATGCAAGTGTTACCAAGTACGGCGGAAGATGTGGCTGGCAGAATTAATCTGGAGGAATATTCGCTAACCGATCCTTCTGACAATATCAACTTGGGTACTACTTATTTGGACTT contains:
- a CDS encoding leucyl aminopeptidase; its protein translation is MQIRAVDTPQLDWTGDALAVGLFEEAVEVTDELAQLDEKLSGTIKELIAESEFEGKAGSTTVTRVGSNSPIRKIILVGLGKADELQLDTVRKAAAAIARIAKKEKSKTLGVSLPVVENDAAATAQVIAEGMILALHLDNRFKSEPEDKGAKLETVHLIGLNSQPEAIQRAEAICSGVILARELVAAPANEVTPITMAETAEEIAAEYGLTSEILEKSACEQLGMGAYLGVAQASDLPPKFIHLAYKPEGTPKRKLAIVGKSLTFDSGGLNLKVSGSGIETMKMDMGGGAATLGAAKAIAQLKPDVEVHFICAATENMISGKAMHPGDILKASNGKTIEVNNTDAEGRLTLADALVFAEKLAVDAIVDLATLTGACIVALGDDISGLWSTDENLAAEIKQAASKAGEKFWQMPLETNYFELMKSPIADMKNTGSRAGGAITAALFLQQFVEKTPWAHLDVAGPVWADRESGVNNAGATGFPVRTLVNWVLS
- a CDS encoding lytic transglycosylase domain-containing protein; the encoded protein is MLKERTNKKIPLALSLGLVLAALLGTTTLALRWTGLWERYLGGESTPKQTLVEQQADEESEVLPLVSQSAGERASSLKAIASGKKSLDRSRARYLLATDLIKQQRGQEALKWLNGLEKEYPTLAPQIAWKRAEAYQLTGEEDRAEENFKKIIEDYPESPVAAEALYLLGQTESEYLERAIAEFPSHPRTVEIIRQKLAEDPNQPQLMITLIKNAPQAEGIETVRARLTDKYAGELAPSDWEAIADTYWEQMEYGRAAETYRQATPNAENAYRVARGYHIQKKKDLAKSAYRQLIAEYPDAPDTAQGLFHLASLSEPQEALGYLDQIIENFPQRAPEALVAKTELLNDPQQTAQARQLLLSKYPTSEAAAEYRWRLAKESANSGNILEAWEWAGPIATNNPDSDLAPKAGFWVGKWAQQLERTEDAQKAFEYVIAQHPQSYYAWRSAVYLGWDVGDFDTVRDMIPEVAKPQFLPRPPAGSDLFKELFQLGQNEDAQTLFQAEVGGKEELSVGEQFTEGLILLTEGKNLQAIDRVWSLKLRESPEEQAEWQKLRETPKYWQALFPFPYDDLIIQWSKKREINPLLVTSLIRQESRFEKEITSSAGAVGLMQVLPSTAEDVAGRINLEEYSLTDPSDNINLGTTYLDFVHEQYNNHSMLAIASYNAGPGNVASWLQKYSFSDPDRFVEQIPFPETKGYVESVFANYWNYLRLYNPEIAQLMSQ
- a CDS encoding M48 family metalloprotease, whose product is MKPTRNLRWLAVGMVLFLSLSTFLNLLLPAPVRSQSAVELAQANRLQLLAQGDQLWQEGNQEQAMAYYRQAKPSFPTPTRNSTVPEPIFEIEQLGGGQRLWENALDGITRDLDSKKFLYLQRLIKDYPQFIPAHLKLAEACLEDEEACERYLKDIDPTEIMEQVSELYPAEPEVIRTKVKILAAKKKYLEASIAARQFALILVDHPDAPEFAEMADEYMGRFLSDVKAQMIALGILQAITGGFGISQGDWAQGVSAINMIGLLLKGESAFGEQLANAEVEKLRSQGKLVENPELLNYIKGIGGRLEPYMGRDFDYEYYVVKDPDLNAFTFPGGKIFINTGAIKAINTQAELAGLIGHEIAHSVFSHTYETMVEEIVFQVIKDLLPKNTPISLDQILELGSKANSRAQEQQADILGTRVLNPAGYAADGLRNFMAIMAQREGNRATSWSDTHPASAERVTYLEKLIVDNDYNRYAYEGVSEHREINQII